CGTCCGATGCAGCCTGATCCGGCCGAAGGGCATTCCAGATGATGCAGCCTGAACCACCCAAAGCGCCGCTTCTGGTGATCACGTCCCAGGTCGTTCGCGGCGGCATCAGCGGCCGGGGCCTCACTTTTGCGCTGGAGCGGATCGGACACGCCGCCTGGTTCCTGCCGACGGTTCTGCTGCCCTGGCATCCGGGACACGGCAAGGGCACGCGCATTGTCGCCCCCGCAGATGACTTCACGGCACTCGCCGGTGATCTTGCCGCCTCACCAAAACTCGCCGAACTCGGCGGTGTCATGACAGGTTATCTCGGCAATGCCGAACAGGCGGCCCCGATCGCCGGGCTGGTCAAGGCCGTGAAGAAAGCCAACCCGGACGCGCTCTATCTGTGCGATCCGGTGATCGGTGACCATCACAGCGCTGGCGGTGGCGGGCTTTACGTCCCGAAGGCAACGGCGGAGGCAATCCGGGACGAACTGGTGCCGCTGGCGGATATCGTGACGCCCAATTCCTTCGAGCTCGGCTGGCTGACGCAGCGTGAGGTCGGAGCCGAACTCCAGGCCCTTTCGGCCGCACGTTCGCTCGGTACGGCGCGGGTCCTGATCACGTCGTCACCAGCGCTCCGCCGCAATGCGATTGCCAACCTGCTGGCAGGTCCGCGTGGCGCGGTCGCAGCCGAACACGCCGCCATCGACAATCCGCCCCACGGCACCGGAGATCTCATTGCGGGGCTGTTCCTGTCGAACGTTTTGGCCGGTTTTGACGACGAGGAGGCCCTGAAACGCGCTTCTGCCTCGGTCTTCGAGCTGGTCGCGAGAAGCGTCAAGAAGGGGGCCGACGAACTGCTCTTTGCAGAGGAACAGCAATCGGTCGTTCGCGCGATGGCTCTGGTGACATCCCGCCGCGTGGTGGAATCGAGAAGCCGTGCCTGACGGCGCCGGTACCTGGGTTGCGGGCGTTGACGGCTGCAAAGCCGGCTGGGTCGCCGTGTTGCGCAATCTCTGTGATCCTGCCGGCCTGCGTCTCGCGG
This region of uncultured Roseibium sp. genomic DNA includes:
- the pdxY gene encoding pyridoxal kinase, with protein sequence MMQPEPPKAPLLVITSQVVRGGISGRGLTFALERIGHAAWFLPTVLLPWHPGHGKGTRIVAPADDFTALAGDLAASPKLAELGGVMTGYLGNAEQAAPIAGLVKAVKKANPDALYLCDPVIGDHHSAGGGGLYVPKATAEAIRDELVPLADIVTPNSFELGWLTQREVGAELQALSAARSLGTARVLITSSPALRRNAIANLLAGPRGAVAAEHAAIDNPPHGTGDLIAGLFLSNVLAGFDDEEALKRASASVFELVARSVKKGADELLFAEEQQSVVRAMALVTSRRVVESRSRA